From a single Streptomyces sp. NBC_00377 genomic region:
- a CDS encoding MFS transporter translates to MSSGPGAHSAPAPTTHETLAGKPAPGTGKSSKSSMFSSLKVRNYRLFFMGQVVSNIGTWMQRIAQDWLVLSLTGSATAVGVTTALQFLPMLLFGLYGGVLVDRLPKRRTLLFTQSAMALTGIALAVLSLSGHVQVWHVYVAAFAVGLATVLDNPARQTFVSEMVGPDQLQNAVSLNSANFQSARLIGPAVAGVMITGVGTGWAFLFNGLSFVAPLAGLLLMRSRELHVVERTPRGKGQLREGLQYVAGRPDLIWTIVLVGFVSTFGFNFPVYLSAFADDVFHAGAGSYSLFNTLMAVGSLAGALLAARRGTARMRVLVAGAVAFGTMEIVASAAPSLWLFALLMAPIGMFGMTVNVTANSSVQMSTDPAMRGRVMALYMMVFMGGAPIGAPIAGWITDAYGVRAGLASGGAVSAAAALTVGLVLARMGNLRLSVGWHHGHPSVRLVPRADRELATVA, encoded by the coding sequence TTGAGTTCGGGACCCGGAGCACACTCCGCCCCCGCACCGACCACCCACGAGACCCTTGCCGGGAAGCCCGCACCGGGCACCGGCAAGTCATCCAAGTCATCCATGTTCAGCTCCCTGAAGGTCAGGAACTACCGCCTGTTCTTCATGGGCCAGGTCGTCTCCAACATCGGCACCTGGATGCAGCGCATCGCCCAGGACTGGCTGGTGCTCAGCCTCACCGGCTCCGCCACCGCCGTCGGCGTCACGACGGCCCTCCAGTTCCTGCCGATGCTCCTCTTCGGCCTCTACGGCGGCGTCCTCGTCGACCGGCTGCCCAAGCGCCGAACACTCCTGTTCACCCAGTCCGCGATGGCCCTCACCGGCATCGCGCTCGCCGTCCTCAGCCTCTCCGGCCACGTCCAGGTCTGGCACGTCTACGTCGCCGCCTTCGCCGTCGGCCTCGCGACCGTCCTGGACAACCCGGCCCGCCAGACCTTCGTCTCCGAGATGGTCGGCCCCGACCAGCTCCAGAACGCGGTCAGCCTCAACTCCGCGAACTTCCAGTCGGCCCGGCTGATCGGCCCCGCCGTGGCCGGCGTGATGATCACCGGCGTCGGCACCGGCTGGGCGTTCCTCTTCAACGGCCTGTCCTTCGTCGCCCCCCTCGCCGGCCTGCTGCTGATGCGCTCGCGCGAACTGCACGTCGTCGAGCGCACCCCGCGCGGCAAGGGCCAGCTGCGGGAGGGCCTCCAGTACGTCGCCGGGCGCCCCGACCTGATCTGGACGATCGTCCTGGTCGGGTTCGTCAGCACCTTCGGCTTCAACTTCCCCGTCTACCTCTCCGCCTTCGCCGACGACGTCTTCCACGCGGGCGCGGGCTCCTACAGCCTCTTCAACACCCTGATGGCGGTGGGCTCGCTGGCGGGCGCCCTGCTCGCGGCCCGGCGCGGCACGGCCCGGATGCGGGTGCTGGTCGCCGGCGCGGTGGCCTTCGGCACGATGGAGATCGTGGCCTCCGCGGCACCCTCCCTGTGGCTGTTCGCCCTGCTCATGGCCCCGATCGGCATGTTCGGCATGACGGTCAACGTCACCGCCAACAGCAGCGTCCAGATGAGCACCGACCCGGCCATGCGGGGCCGGGTGATGGCCCTCTACATGATGGTGTTCATGGGCGGCGCCCCGATCGGCGCGCCGATCGCCGGCTGGATCACCGACGCCTACGGCGTCCGGGCGGGCCTGGCGTCGGGCGGCGCCGTCTCGGCGGCAGCGGCCCTCACCGTCGGCCTGGTCCTGGCCCGCATGGGCAACCTCCGCCTCTCGGTCGGCTGGCACCACGGTCACCCGAGCGTGCGCCTCGTCCCACGGGCGGACCGGGAACTGGCCACGGTGGCCTGA
- a CDS encoding GNAT family N-acetyltransferase — MRITIREGGPDDVPVILAMLDSSVEWLVAQGRPGQWGTNPLSRSTKTVESVARYIDEGRAFIAEADGVPAAALTLTDSPGAYLAHLPPPGEPERYIHWLASDRRFKGHGVGSALLAHAAEETRRAGVGLLRVDCYAGDDRKLVAYYEANGFTSTDAYTVGEHAWPGQVLARRVRPPAASSG, encoded by the coding sequence ATGCGGATCACCATCAGAGAAGGCGGACCCGACGACGTCCCCGTGATACTCGCCATGCTCGACAGCAGCGTGGAGTGGCTGGTCGCGCAGGGGCGCCCCGGCCAGTGGGGAACGAACCCCCTGTCCCGGAGCACGAAGACGGTGGAGTCGGTCGCCCGGTACATCGACGAGGGCCGGGCGTTCATCGCCGAGGCCGACGGCGTACCGGCCGCCGCGCTCACCCTCACCGACTCGCCCGGCGCGTATCTGGCCCATCTCCCGCCGCCCGGGGAACCCGAGCGGTACATCCACTGGCTCGCCTCCGACCGCCGCTTCAAGGGCCACGGGGTGGGCAGCGCCCTGCTCGCGCACGCCGCCGAGGAGACCCGGCGGGCGGGCGTCGGGCTGCTGCGGGTGGACTGCTACGCGGGCGACGACCGCAAGCTCGTCGCGTACTACGAGGCCAACGGCTTCACCTCGACCGATGCCTACACCGTCGGCGAACACGCGTGGCCGGGCCAGGTGCTGGCCCGGAGGGTGCGGCCCCCTGCCGCCTCCTCCGGGTGA